tgcttgagcagggggttggactagatacctcctgaggtcccttccaaccctgatattctaggataagcagcaatgggctgaaatagcagtaagggagatttaggttagccaCAGGGAAAGAACTTCCTGTCAGGGCAATTAAGCACTGGAGTAAGTTGTCCAGTGAGGTTGTGGACTCCCCATCACTGGATAttcttaagagcaggttagacaaacacttgtgagggatggtctagatcagaggcggccaatctgtggctccagagccacatgcggatCTTTAGAAGTTAGTATGCAGTTCCTTGTACAGgtaccgactctggggctggagctacaggcaccaactttccaatgtgccgggaggtgctcactgctcaactgctggctctgccacacagggctggctccagcattttttgCCACCCCATGGGGTAAAGAAACACACACCAACAGCCGATTGAACTGCCACTGAATTCGAGGAGAGGGAGTGAAAGGCCCCTACTGAACTGCCAAAgtccccagacatgctgcccctttctattggccacggcAGGTACCTGCTTCCttccctggtgcctggagccagccctgctgctcctacttcactccttcccagccccatgctCCCCCCGCACccgcagagcctcctgcatgctacaAAACAGCTCATTGGGAGGTGTGTGGAAGGAGGGGGAGGCCCTGATCAGCGGGGCTGCTGATTTattactggtttcagagtagcagccgtgttagtctgtatccacaaaaagaacaggagtacttgtggcaccttagagattattactgtggctctttggcaaggtAGATTGgaaaattctggctccttttctggttcagtttggccacccctgagctagataATACTTACTCCTGCCTTGAATGGACTAAAGAGACTGGACTAAAGGaccttgaggtctcttccactcGTACAATTCTATGGGTTGTAGTTAGAATCATCCTCAGTGGGGACCTCGCCAGGAAAGATttttcctgaactcctttttctgcTCTTCAGACTCTCCAGCCTTTCCAagatcatcagaagcaagctccccacagaccaggacaccaactcaaagcagcaccgcACCCTGTCCAAACAGTTGCAAccccgctcccccacccccagctccgctTTCAAGATCCAGGGGTTCTAGATGTGCGCTGGATCACACAGGCATtaaacatcaccaccaccaccaccgtgggtgaagccagccagccatgaggctgtcaaatgaactcacagaagATAAGCTAAGAACActctgggctggtctacgctggcacttcacagcactgcaactttcttgcttggagtgtgaaaaaacacttccccctccccactgcatgGCTCAGCACTGTAGCATGCTAGTACAGTCTATGCACCAGAACTGGTAGCCACACCCCTCAGGGAGTCGGGTTTTTTAGAGCattgggagagctctttcctagCACTCTTCTGTGACTACACAAGCTGTGGACAAGTCCTCGGTATCCAgcctctcagtccttgtcctcagaTGAAGCCTGCACAACCCCTGCAAAAGAAGAGCCTGAAAGCTGAAATTCCTAACTccgctagacactaaaaatcatagactggagagagagactggagCTATAATCCACtgacagctccccctcccccacagctgcctTCCCCCTTATGAttggaggggtgttaacaggccacttcaccatgaatggtcccttgaaatgtctTAACTACTTATGCAAGAGCCAGCAGGAAGGCTCAGTCCTGTCCCAGAGGAGCCAGTGGTTGCGCTCACTGATTTTAGTAGCAGGGGATCTGGCCTTGTCCATGCTATGGGGTTTCAGGGAAGAGATTCCCACTGCTTTGGATAAGCCAGCAGGCACAGGAGAAACCTCAGCTCCTGGAACAAAGTGCCACCATATTaaacctgcagccccagagccttGATGTCAAATTCCAATCATATTGAAGCTGCGGGAGCTCAGCGGGGCaaaggagctcagcagggggtaAGCCTGCCAGTGTCCCCCAAGCGCAGACACAGCCTTGCCAGCTACAGCATACTTTGGCCATAGTAGGATTTGACGTTAACCACACCCCCTCAGACCCCTGCCCACTGGACACCTTGTTTAGAATTTAAAGCTGGTAAGTATTGCATTATACAGCGTAGTTTAATAAACGAGTCAAGACAAAGCAGTCGTACTTTAGCATGGGTTAAACTGGTCGAGTGAAACACTAGCCACCACAAACACCAaacctttaattttatttaaagcaaaagtCCACAGTGGTCAAATCTGGGTTATCTGCAGGGGGATTTGACCAGAGTAGCTATTCTGGGATAATAGCCCCCACCTCATTTGGGCACTATTTCAAAACAAGCATGATTTTATTCCAGGATTACTTCACTTATGAAGCACATGAATTATTCTGGAATTGAAGTCATGGATTCTGAAACACTCAGGCAAGTATCACTGAATCACTGTTTTAGACCATAGCTATGCCAGTCAGCTTCCATGCGCAGACAAGGTACAGTAGTGACTGGTAATGCTAAAGGCAGCATGGTGTGTGGTTTCAcgctctaaggcctggtctacactaaaacttACACCGACCTTGCTATATCCCTTCGGAGTGTGAAGCATTCATCCcttgagagatgtagttaagccaattTAAACCCTGGTATAGACTCTGGTGGGTCAATGAAAGacctcttccactgacctagctgcATCCttgaggaggtggattaactacaagGACTGAAAAACCCATTTCACTATTGCAGTAGGTACCGACACTATAGCACCACAGCCTCAGTCAAGTCCTGTAAGCCATAGGTGTCACATGCCAGTGACTGAGACAAGAGTTTCTTCATGGATACTCACCTGCCTCCCAGTCCTCCTGGCAGGGGGGACACTGCCAGGATCTTGGGGTCTCTTTCTGTTCCTTCTTGGGACTGAAAGTCATTGATGTCCCTGCAAGCAGAGGAGACATGTTACAGGActggaaggaagaggagaagcagggTAGCTTGTCTAGGATTGAAACATGGTTGTCTACATGGATCAGGGCTCAGTTCTGTTAGCCAGAGGCCCAGCATTACAACTGGAGATGCTCCTTAGTGAAGCAGATTTTAGCCAGGCCCAGGTCAGACTGAAATGTGCCCAGAGTCTCTACTCTCCTCTgctggccccagctcactccaGCCAGCTGGACAGCCTTTGTTCCCCAGGGCACAAGCTCATCTTCCCCCAAGTTCCTGCCATGCACAGAATGGAGAAGCCTTTTAAAGTCAAACAGCTTGAGAAGCTGAGTGTTGGCTCCTATAGCCCTAGTTGGGAAGaccagagaactctccacaatcaCCCTGACATTACACAATGGGGCCAATATGGTTCCACTGCTATAAATGGGGCTCATGTAGAGCTGATGCCATCGGCCCTAAGGGGATCAGTACACACACTGATCTCCAGAGTTCTCAGCACAGCCGTGGGGCCAGGTTCTCATCACAGCTGGGACAGGAAAGACAATTCCTGCCCAAGGAAATGTGAgtttcctgtcccaaagaggGACACAGtaaaagccaaacaaaaaaaaaaaatccatcaagtTTATCAGCTAGTTCCCCCCCCCACGCCCCAATTTGGTTCaagtgaaaatgttttgtttaactaTGGATTCGTTTCAAACGGTCATtttgaacagggctggctctaactttttttaccatcccaagcaaaaaagaagagtGCCGGCCCACTGTCCCGCCCCCACGAGTGCCACCggaagcccccacccctcctctgagcGCCATGCAAGCCCCCGAAACACCGCACCGCCCAAAGACCCTGCCCCCTGAGCACCACACCAAGTTCCTACCCCCCCAAGCACCATGCCACGCAAGACCCCACCCAAGCACCGCACTGCCcaaagcccccgcccccctgagaGCCGTGTCGCCaaagcaaacaaaccaacccGAGCACCACCCTGccccaaggtgctgccccaagcagtgcttggttgactggtgcctggagccagccctgattttgAACCAGAAAAATGGATTCTCTGGTTTCAAGAGCCAAAAGGATGGGACTCAGATTTTCCAAATTGCAGTGTGTGTCAAAGCCCAAGGAATCCTTCCCCATGAGGCATTCACAGAGATCAGTGTTCTGACAAAAATGCTTCACTGATGTTCCCCACTGGCTCTCCTCAGCACCTAGTTAGCTGTTCAGCAGGGCCCAACACCCTGAGCCTGCTGTTGGAcacttcaggaacactggccccTAGTGCTCCACTCACTGGATGCGGGTTTGCAGGCTGTCCCTGACTCCCTCTGGTCAGTAGCTCCCGCCCCTGTGAGCAGATGGTAGAGACCACGACTCTTCAGTGATGCCaggtgtcatggagtccccgggcgatgctctggaactgctccccacaaagccagtcaggactctggtgaagtcttcgctctgtgagcagactgtcttctgggcaagaagctcacatggcttccccttcctgggtctgaccttggagcattcagcatcctccaCCTCTGTGCGCTTTCCACAGCGGGTCCACctgggcggggtcctggggaagccagagggtcctgcaccccaacttcacagtgagacgtgactcagccagccagtaaaacagagctgGTAGGTACAGAGTACAGGACCCCTCAGGTGGGTctattttggggggcagtgagccagacccccacatctgcactcactccatggccccagccagccccaaactgcaactcgccagcccctcctcctccaggctttgcccctttcccaggccaggaggtcacctgatctttgttctccaacaccttcagctggcacctttgtagaggaggggcccaggttATTAGCTGCCAGGAGACAGTGTCAGCCATTTTCTGTCCAGACAGCACCACAtctgccctctagggctctgcaacaatcacacccccttctcccaggggaaactcaggcacccacacagtattcagagaaaactgcatgaacattcccacttcgtcacaccagGTAAcctgccccactgtgccaggcagtGACCACATCTCCAAGCCAGCCATGAGGATATTTCCTTAGCCAGCCCGAAATGAACAGCTGGCCATGGACATTGCAGAGGGGCAAGGGATTTCTAGCCAACTCCTGTTCTGTGCTGGGACTTCAGCCACTATAGCAAACTCTGCATGTTCAAAATTTATACTAGTGCAGCTAAGCCAacacctgctgctgctaccagtgtaagcaggggaatggtcctgctactGTAGGGAACTTTCCTGGTGTCTGCACTGTGAAATGGGCTAGtggaaggatctgagtcctcgctcccacttcctttacccagaggcctctctGTCCTCAAGGACTCCCCATGCACTcttctgtctggcagagtcctcgtaaccccaacaaggctgggcccaggattcctgggggttgggggtgagggggctcTATCTCCAAccttgctgtggtcacctaggacagggacTAGGGTGTCCCCAGTCTGGGGTACTTCCTCCGCACTGGACTCTTCCCTAACCCACTGATCACTACATaggatttaaagcaaatacagttTATTTAGATCAGCAAttagtttaaaaaggaataaggaaaaatgggaaggtTAAAGGAaacatcaccccgctctgtggcagggaacttcacaaacagtgtctctgggatgtcagggcagttcacagtctgttccttgtaggtcccaagccgccttctcaggccctggctgtgctgcagggatgctgtgggttggATACTTGCTCTGGAGGTAGCCTCAGgatctaggtggcaggacccttcttcctaGCATCACCCCCACCCTATCGGGGTTACAATCCCTcttcaagtctggcctgcagagcctcttggctgaggcatctccctgggctgggcccactgcccagggtcgtCCCCCTCTTGCTCTCCacacccagctccagactgctccagccccagctccatcaCTCTGCCTCAGCCtgactgctgctctgcctccagctccctgggctgcttttctggcctctctggatcaggcacagctctgctccccagctcagcttgggcccctgctccctccttagctcagccccactctgcctaatccaggcaattccagctcacccagagaatgggacccaccCTGCTCTCCTGACCCCATGActagcctgccctgccccgcccattaggctgacctggagcattggcctctccccattgcccctggggactgtcagtctcagggtcctggtttcccatcgacccttcccctttctgtgGTACTGGGAGCTaacaaccaaaacacccccaccaggagagggagagctcagtggtttgagcattggcctgctgaacccagggttgcgagttcagtccttaagggggctcatttagggatctggggcaaaaaatctgtctggggcttggtcctgctttgagcagggggttggactagatgacctcgaggtcccttccaaccctgatattctatgaatattaGTAAGGGGACAAGTCCCCTTACACCAGCACTGTGATGGAACAGAAGGATGTGCTGGGCAACAGCGCTCAGCCTTGCTCAGAGCAAGTGCACCCACAGCAGTTGTGTGCATACCTACACTCATCCCATGAGCTACAGATTGCTTGGGGCTTGTGCTGGTGTCCAGAGCAAAATGCCCTAGACCAGCCTCCCTAGGCTGGGGCAGGTCAAGTCAGTCAGCAGGAGCAGACGTGTATTAAAGCAGGCGTGCACCTCttgcaccccccgccccagcttaccACTGAACAGCTCTGGTTCCTGGTTGTCTGTGCAGGTGGAGATGTGCAGCTGGAGCTCCTGCTTTGGGACTTTGTGGCGAGCATTGTAGGGGCACGTGGCCAGCTCTTTGGCTCTTTTCTTGTTATTCTGGAAGAGAAGCCACAAGATGCCgctatgcagagacagccaggagGTACTGCCAGAGTATCCTAAAGGGACATTAGTGTAACCTCACTAAGGGGCCCTGCTGCCACAGGGCAGGCCTGGATCCAAGCTGCCCTGAAGTACAGGTGTCTCCAAGGGACAACTGCAAACGATCAGCATTTGGGCTGGCCTAGCCCAGGTGAACAGCCAGACCACAGAGCCCTGCCCAAGTTGCTGGGGCCACACTCACTCATTCAAGGCTCTCATCTTGGGGggacacgcgcacacacacacaggagggggTGTACTGCTGGTTCTCAGCTGAGCTGTTCTATGATTTTACCCCCAGTGAATTATGGGAAAGCATTAGAGGACTGTCAGGTTAAGTCTGGCTCTTCGGTGCAGAGAGGGCAGATTCCCAAGAGAAGCAATCAGACTCTTTCTTACTCCACTTTGAGCTGGGCTCACTCAAGtgtgaagaagcagcagcaccaccacatacggggggaggggaatagcttagtggtttgagcattggcctgctaaacccagggttgtgagctcagtccttgagggggcccatttaaggatctggggcaaaagatctgtctggggattggtcttgctttgagcagggggttggattagataacctcctgaggtcccttccaaacctgatattctatgatgggaCAGAGGGTTTGTGTGGATGGACAGGAGCCAGGGTAGGGGCAACACCTGAGTTTACTGGGCAGTGAAGATAAGCTCCAAGTGTGAGACTCACAAAtgcaggtctggaagggaccttgataggtcatctagtccatcccttgCATGGagtcaggactaagtattaaaCACCTGGGCTAGACATCTAACCCATTCTTAAAAAGTCTCCCTAGATAATCCTTACCCTGCCTTGCTGCAAtataagcccattatttcttgttccCCTTATCCACCAAGGACAGAACAATTCATCACTCTGCTCTTTATAACAACTTTCACCTACTTCAAGACGTATTAGCAACctcccttctccagactaaacaaacccaattttctcAACTGTTCCTTGCAGGTTATGTTTttctcctctggactgtctccaatttgtctacatctttcctggaGTGAGAGGCCTAGAATGGGACTCAATACTCCAGCTCAGGCCTTATTAGTGTTGAGTACAGGTGAAGAATTACTTCGGTCTTGCTTACAAAAATACTCCTGCTGTTACATTGCAGAATAGTATTACATTGTGACTCATATTTAGTCcgtgatccactataaaccccaggtccttttctgcagtgctccttcccaggcagtcatttcccatttgggGTTTgcactggaggcagaggaaaatAGTTGCAGGGAACAAAGACAGATGGCCATCTCCTCTGGGCACCTCAGACTCTGTCCCACTGAGTAGTTTGCTCTTACCTCTTTGCATTTGACCAAGTGGTAGGGGAACCTGGAGGCTCGGATCTGGTGATTTTTGTCATAGGGGCACGGGATGAGCCGCTCAGGATCCATCACACCTTCATAATAGAAGCCACATGATACAGTTAGTGAGGCCAGAAAGAGGGGTAGGCTGCCTGGGGTGATGCTTTCATTGGCTTTatggactgtcagtctcaggatctCGAGCTCTCACTGGCCCTTTCCTTTGGGTATCGGGAGAGGGTCAACCCAGGAACCCCAGTGAGGGACCAGCCACGCCCTTACAACAAGGCCTGACCATAGGTAACTGAAGGCCAGCAGCATCCTCCCAGCATCAcatctccaggagctggggtgttAGCTAGACACCAGGCTCCATAGAGTCAAGGCAAGAGCCACAGGCATTGGTAGCAGTGCCCACCTGCCATGGGGATGGCGGGGAGCTGGCAAAGATCCGTTTCAGACACACCAGCAGGCAGACAAGGCTGGGAGCATGGTTATCACCAAAAGAAATGGACATTTCAGACGACACCCAGCTGGAGATGCAGACAGCTATTGAAGCGCCagggctggtctgcactacagTGTCTatagcagtggctctcagcctgcGTGGCCCAATGAGCCCAGAGCTGCAGTCCatatgacatcctcagggccacacaggtagtattggatgcagcccacaacagtaaataggttgagaaccactggtctatagcAGCGTAACCACGGGGCTGTAATTATGCTGGCGTAACTTCACAGCTCAGACACAGCCTACGCTGTGAGACAGACTCCTCCTGTCGCTCCAGGAAAGCCACCTCCTCCAGCACCTTTGCTGTGGCCACCTCAGTTTTAAGTGTAGGCCAGGTCCCAGTCTGTCTCCAAGGATagggctacactggcactttacagcgacgcaactttcttgctcaggagtGAGAGAAAACACTGTTGTAAAGAACCAGTGTAAACCtctgcaagctaatcccctcatggaggtggactATTTGCAGTGctccacactcgcacttcaaaggtTGCCATGGAAGCGCTCCTGTGGCCAGGGctacccggggggggggcaagaggggcaatttgccccggggctccgcaggggcccccacaagagttttttggggcccctggagtggggtccttcacttgctccaggaggcctggaaaactcttgcggggccgggccccagagcttcttccgctcctggtctttgccggcgggggggaccttctgctccggggggaaggaccccccgccagcgaattaccgccgaagcgggacctgccgctgaagcgcaacccggtcttcggcagtcattcggtggtggggggcccttccgttccaggacccgccgccaaagtgccccgaagacctgcagcaggggtcccctgccaccgaattaccaccgaagagcgggctgcacttcggcagcaggtcctgcttcggcggtaactCGCCGGCAgagggcccccgccacgggtcttcggggcacttcggcggtgggtcccggaacagaagggccccccgccgccaaacagggccggctctagacatttcgccgcgcggggggggcgccctgccgcttgctggtcccacggctgcggtggacctcccgcaggtatgcctgcggatgctccaccggagccacgggaccagcggaccatccgcaggcacctgCCGTGGACggccccagaatcctctgggcagccctgcctgtggCAGCACTCTgagtttccagtgtagccatggcccaagTGGAGAGTGTTTGCAGTGCTAAGTGCTGCTTTCTGTATCATAAGGACTCCTGAAGGTTCTCCAGAGACACCCAGTGGGGATCCGCCCTAATGCATGTGCAAAGCACTAAGAGAATCGTGCTCCATTTGAGCAGTGTTCCTTGGCTACGCTGGGAAGCTGACTGGCAGGGCTAATCTAATGTTATACCATTATAGCTAAGCCAAGGGatgcccctctctccctccccaacatCATAAATACCTCACTCTTTCATCGTGCTCTGCAATATTTTATCAATGGACATTGGAGGCACATGGAGGGGAaggacttgctcagggtcacccAACGGGCCAGTGGCAGCATggggaatagagcccaggtttgttgagtcccagtccagtgctttatccacACAGATAACTGTGGGAGGGGGAATAAAGCAAGGCTTCTGGCAAAAGCTttgaaggggcagggagagggggagaatttCCTTCCCCAGTCACGACTCTAGCAGTAGATTTGCCTCTGGACACAGCCATGAAAGTAGCACCAACAAGAACCATGCTGCTTGCAGAGGGCCCACCAGACCTGTCTTGTGAATCATGCTGTCATTTCATAGCATTGTAAAGCCATCCTGGGCTAGTGGCATTTAACAGCCACTTTGCATTGATGCCTGGGGCTAGGCAGGGCAGATCAGGTCCCCAGtgccttacagcagtggttctcagccaggggtccagGGTgcccaccaagcagggccagcattagccTTGCTGGCACGTGGAAAGCCAAAGCTCCACCGCATGGGGTGGAAGTCAGCGGCTCCAAGCCCCGCCAaccagggctaaagctgaagCTTGAGCAACTTCTCTTCACACGAAGCCCTGTGGcatagggccctgggcaattgccctgcttgcgaccccctaatgctggtcctggcttttatatgcagaaaaggcCGTTGTTGTGGTACAAGTTTTTAAACGAGGATGTtgtggggggctcagaaagaaatgaTTGAGAACTGGGGAGGCCACATCTAGAGTATTGCACttagttttgggccccccaactacaccagcagagggcagagaca
This sequence is a window from Gopherus flavomarginatus isolate rGopFla2 chromosome 16 unlocalized genomic scaffold, rGopFla2.mat.asm SUPER_16_unloc_1, whole genome shotgun sequence. Protein-coding genes within it:
- the LOC127041916 gene encoding gametocyte-specific factor 1-like; translated protein: MDPERLIPCPYDKNHQIRASRFPYHLVKCKENNKKRAKELATCPYNARHKVPKQELQLHISTCTDNQEPELFSGTSMTFSPKKEQKETPRSWQCPPCQEDWEA